Genomic DNA from Alosa alosa isolate M-15738 ecotype Scorff River chromosome 6, AALO_Geno_1.1, whole genome shotgun sequence:
tgaaataaactatgaaaaaaaggaaaaatagcaataaacaataatgtacattcaatcaataatataataataataatagcatggtaagactacattatggagaatatcaataataaacaacaatgtcaaattaatcaacagtctaattaaaataaaacaatactatacaaaccataacacataagaagTGCTAAtgaagtgcatgttgaacagatatgtctttagacccctcttaaaagacccaaaactatcacaggaacggagagcactgggcaactcattccaccaacatagaaccactgaggaaaaaagtcttgaatttgacctagtgtttatgactggtcgacacaacagacactcttcagaccgcagtgggcggttggggatgtacgtCTTgttcattgaattaaaataacaaggaacagatccagtcagtgtcctataggccaaagtgagagatttaaatttaattctggctactatagggagccaatggatagtaactaggagaggagttacatgtgtcctctttggctgattgaagaccaggcgagCTGCAGCATTCTGGATTAGTTATATTATTGACCACAGCAGATTTAGTTGATAGAATTACAGGCCTATGTGATAAAATATAACTTAGGCCTACTTACATACATTTTCCATTAAACAGCAAACCTGCCATAGGCGTACTGTTATTGACCACAGCAGATTTAGTTGACTTAaacttacagtaggcctactgtatgtgttatgtgtacATCCAAACAGTTTTGGACTAGTTATTTCACACACTGTTTTTGTCTAAATGAACCAATTTTCTCAGAGAGAAGAGAACCATTGCTCCCAGTGGACTCAAGGTTGCTTACCATAGATATATCATAGATATATCTATGCTGCTTACCATAGtcacaaacagaaaaagaacATCAAAATCTTGGCACCTTGGCAACCTAGAACTCTATAATTCTAAAACTGTATTACAATAAATTAGAATGTTAaactacaaaggcaaaaaggGGAGAAAAATTATATATGGCCACAATAATTTAGATAAAGTCCATTTTAGGCACCATTATAGATATACGTATTGTAGTTTACATGTAGTACTGTAGACCATGTTGTTTCCTTTAGCATGGAACCAGATCCCCTGGAATACATTTAGACAAAGGCACTGCTGGACTAGAACAAAAAAATTGGTCCGGGCATTTTTAGCCCATGTGGCCCACCACAATCGGTCGGGCACGCCACTAATACACAATCTTGGCAGTGCCCTTAAATATGCACATTGAACTAAGTGCCAAAATACTCATTGGTGATCAGAGATGGCCGTGGACTAATTTCCCTATCAagtaatataattattataacaAGAGGATGCTCTACTAGAATGTAATGCATAATTTCAAgttattttatgcaaacaatTATAGGACAACTTTAACATAAGACAAAATAACAGAACAACTTTGTTGCCTGTTTCTTAAATTGTTTCCCCTCTACCTACATTGAGAGCTACATCAACTtttctaactttcactcttaatgtctttttaaaggttttagtTGCCTTGAGCATGAACATGACTTGACATGATGTAGTATTTTGCCCCTCTTTACCAACGGAACCCTTAGCCAAATAATTTTAATGTTAGCCTTTGTTATGAGATAAGGTGAGCCTATGCTGACAAAAACGTCATGCTGACAAGTGGGTCAGCGCAAAGAAAAGATTGTCATTAAAAAAAGGTAATGAGAAGAATTTTTAAAAGCATCAAAGTTGATCTAGTACAAATGTTTTGATGTCAACCATCCATGATTtagttcttgttttttttgtttgtttttttatcaacGCCATTGTTATTTTTTCAATGCCAATGACTCTGTAGTAACTCCATGCCAGCGTAGGAACATGGCCCAAACCAGTTCTTCACTTCCTCCTGCTGGTGGCGATAAAGCACCACAGTGGAAAATTACGTCACCAGGCCTAAACGCGGAAATAGAACATCAACAAGGCAGACGAAGACGTAGCTAGTCATACTCAGTGGCGTTTAGCTAGCTGTTTAGAGGAAAGGTTTCGATTTTGTGCTTTTTATTCAACATGTCTGTGTTTGGAAAGTTGTTTGGCGGAGGGAATAAAGGAGGAAAAGGACCGAGTCCACAAGATGCCATCCAACGACTTCGCGAGACAGAGGAGATGTTGACCAAAAAACAGGAGTTCTTAGAGAAAAAGATTGAACAGGAACTTGTCACTGCTAAAAAGAACGGCACGAAAAACAAACGAGGCAAGTTAGATTTTGTATATCCGTTGTGAGTATTGATGATGGAATCTAAAACATTGTATCACAGTGTTACTTttaaaataatggaaaatatcAGTTTgatgttagccaattcacttgAAACGCCTTGTGAAACTTCATGTCAGAtagcaagctagctagctagttggcAGGCTAACGATAAATATGGATACTTATAAAGCGTTAGCTTGAGTATTGTCAAAGGATTGTTTCGAAACATACGGTGTTATATCCCGTTATGGTGGAGCTGGGGAGTGAGGGGGTCTCCTACCACAAACATGTATTAGTTTAATCCAATGAACTGGCTAACGTCAGTGGGATCTCaacagctagctaacgttaatggTAGTTTATGGTAGCATTGTAACCACAGGACTCCAAGTTGACATTCAGCTGTGTTCTCTCACAACACGCTATAACGTTATGGCTGAAGTTGTCATGCTAGGGGTGGTTAGCCAACAAGTAATGTTATCCTGTTCAGTCATCTCAAATGCATTGTAAAGGTAATGACATGGTCTTTTCTGGAGTGTGCCATTTGCGAAAATCGGGCATCCCCTCACATGACATATTTGTGGACGTTTGACGTAATAACACATAGGGTGTGGTGTTCCATGACTGTAGTAGCTAAGTAACCAGTTAACTTATGTTCATTACCCACATGTTTGTGGACTAACCTATGTACTCTCAAAACAGCTGCTTTACAGGCGCTGAAGAGGAAGAAACGCTATGAGAAGCAGCTGGCACAGATCGATGGAACTCTGTCCACCATCGAGTTTCAACGGGAGGCACTGGAGAACGCCAACACCAACACCGAGGTGCTCAAGAATATGGGATTCGCAGCAAAGGCTATGAAGGCCGCACACGAAAACATGTAAGTCCATTAATAAAATTGGCGTGTTCTTTCAGGTTATTGTGGTTCTTGATTGTTATATTTTACTCAACCATGTATCAATTTCATGGGGTTACAGGGACATAGACAAAGTGGATGATTTGATGCAGGATATCACGGAACAGCAGGAACTTGCACAAGAGATCTCAGACGCTATTTCCAGACCTGTTGGTTTTGGTGAAGACTTCGACGAGGTAAGTGTTTGTAGGACTGGTCACTTGCAGTGTGGAGACTACCGTAAAAGAGATGCAGTATCTTGAGATGCTATACTGATGTTAATTTTTAGAAAAACCTTGAAAGGAGAGTGGTACAAATTGATGGCACTCCATCTAAGTGTCTGGTTGTAGTAatgaggagttttttttttttttttctgttgggaAGAAAAAGCCATTTAAAGTGTATATTACTTATTAGTAATGTTTATCTAATCTATTTAGGACGAGCTGCTGGCTGAACTGGAAGAGTTGGAGCAGGAGGAACTAGACAAAAACCTTCTGGAAATTGGTGGGACGGAAGATGTCCCATTACCAAGTGTGCCTTCAACTTCTCTCCCATCCAAACCAGGTCAGATTTTGGACTTTTAAGGGGTTGTACGTGTTCCCAGAGAAGAATCCAGAGGTCCTTTTTAGAGCGTTGTGCAGCAAAGACATACATTGTAAAGTGTCTTTGTTGAAACCTTTTGTGAGTTATGTAATCTATATGCAAGAAATGTTTTTGTGCACGTTTTTCCTCCATGGTCTGATGTAAAAACTCTAGGTATGGTTAAAACGGGTACTTCAAGGTTGATATATATCTGAGAGTAAAATAAAACTGGTTCCTTCAAGGGAGAATCCCAATCCCTTTTGGATACTTTGTCAACTGCTCTAATGATCTTTCCTGTCTTCCTATTCTAGCcaagaaaaaagaagaggaggatgatgatgatatggAAGATCTCAAGGCTTGGGCAATGGAGGCAATGTAACCCCAGTCACTTTAAGGGGAAGAGAAAATGGGACGTTTTGCTTTCTTCATACAGGGGATCTAAAGGAATCGGACACTCTCACAAAGTTCACACTACGCTACATCAACAGATCCAAATCCTAACCTATGCCCAGTGCTACCTCAGCAGGCCACAACGAGCACATTTATGTCGGCCAAAACATGGGTAGTGCATCTTTGGGCTAAAAGTGCTCAAAATGTCCTTTCAAAATAATTTAGTTATCCTAAGTACAAAGTAACCCAAGGGGGACTAGAAGGATATCAATATTTTGAAATGAGTTGTGTGTTGATTCAGTTTGTATGTGTTGCTTTAGAATAGGTACAAGGTAAAATAGGATGttttgaatatatatatatttacatctaCCCCCCAGTTGACGGAGCCTTGATTTGATACTTGTGGAAGATCCTTAATTCTTTGTTCTTCTCTCAGAGGACATGTTCTTAGACTATATACACTGTATAAACTCATTGGGCTGTTTAAGAGTGGACAGTGGTGTGTCAAGACAGATTGATTTGAAGAgatgagtgtgactgtgtgtgtgtgtgtgtctgtgtctgtctgttaatGCAGAAGGGTGTGAGATGAGTTGGCATGCTTGCTTTGGGATTTTGTTTACTTCCTCCACCTTTCAAGCACCTCCAGAAACTGACTTTTTATTTATCCCAACTGCTAATAATACTATACATATTATTTA
This window encodes:
- the LOC125295696 gene encoding charged multivesicular body protein 4b, whose translation is MSVFGKLFGGGNKGGKGPSPQDAIQRLRETEEMLTKKQEFLEKKIEQELVTAKKNGTKNKRAALQALKRKKRYEKQLAQIDGTLSTIEFQREALENANTNTEVLKNMGFAAKAMKAAHENMDIDKVDDLMQDITEQQELAQEISDAISRPVGFGEDFDEDELLAELEELEQEELDKNLLEIGGTEDVPLPSVPSTSLPSKPAKKKEEEDDDDMEDLKAWAMEAM